DNA from SAR324 cluster bacterium:
TTACATTAACGAAATCAATACACTGCCTGGATTTACCAGCATTAGTATGTACCCAAAACTCTGGGAAGCATCAGGCTTGTCTTATTCAGAATTACTGCACCAATTGGTACAGTTGGGTCTTCAAAGAGCGGCTCTGTAACTGTGAGAATACACAACAATCCACTGTTGCAGGTGGTGTTGGTAGAACCACAGATTCCACCAAATACTGGGAATATTGCCCGATTGTGTGCGGCGACGAAGTGTCACCTCATTTTAGCTGGTGAGCTTGGTTTTGAACTTTCTGATCGCACCTTGAAGCGGGCTGGGTTGGACTATTGGGATTGGGTCAGTTGGGAACATATCCTGGATTGGGAAGACTGGGTCAAGCAGTTAGACTTCACACGGTGTCACTTTCTCTCCACTCATGCGAAGACTCCTTACACCCAGATGCCGATTCAAGCGGGGGACTTCATCTTTTTCGGCAAAGAAACAGCTGGTTTGCCAAAGTGGCTGTGGGAACCACATCCTGAAAGAAGCTTCACGATTCCCATGTGGGAATCTGAGGTGCGCAGCTTGAATCTTGGCTCTGCTGCCTCCATTGTAGTTTATGACGGACTCCGTCGCTTGGTTCCTTTCTAAACATTCGACATCCATAAATTCTTCCTTTCAGATTCACGATGCTGTGCTACAGTAGCCCCTCCTTCATGGATGATTGAGAA
Protein-coding regions in this window:
- a CDS encoding tRNA (cytidine(34)-2'-O)-methyltransferase; translated protein: MVEPQIPPNTGNIARLCAATKCHLILAGELGFELSDRTLKRAGLDYWDWVSWEHILDWEDWVKQLDFTRCHFLSTHAKTPYTQMPIQAGDFIFFGKETAGLPKWLWEPHPERSFTIPMWESEVRSLNLGSAASIVVYDGLRRLVPF